One window of Mesorhizobium sp. WSM4904 genomic DNA carries:
- the mtnA gene encoding S-methyl-5-thioribose-1-phosphate isomerase encodes MNVGERHYRTIWLSDDKRSVEIIDQRWLPHEFRIETIGTVAGIATAIRDMWVRGAPLIGVTAAYGVAIQMTDDPSDEALDAVWETLHKTRPTAINLRWALDEMRRFLRPLAPGERAEAAYRRAAEIADEDVGLNRAIGENGLAIIKAIAAKKKPGETVNILTHCNAGWLATVDYGTATAPIYLATEAGIPVHVYVDETRPRNQGAQLTAWEMAGHGVPHTLIVDNAGGHLMQHGDIDMVIVGTDRTTANGDVCNKIGTYLKALAAADNDVPFYVALPSPTIDWTVADGLAEIPIEERSGDEVSLVWGKTADGKVAQVRVSPDATPAANPAFDVTPARLVTGLITERGVAKASREGLRAMFPELG; translated from the coding sequence TTGAACGTCGGCGAGCGCCACTACCGCACCATTTGGCTCAGCGACGACAAGCGTTCGGTCGAGATCATCGACCAGCGCTGGCTGCCGCATGAGTTCCGCATCGAGACGATCGGAACAGTTGCCGGCATCGCCACCGCGATCCGCGACATGTGGGTGCGCGGCGCGCCGCTGATCGGCGTCACCGCCGCCTATGGCGTCGCCATCCAGATGACGGACGATCCGTCGGACGAGGCGCTCGACGCGGTGTGGGAGACGCTGCACAAAACGCGGCCGACGGCGATCAACCTGCGCTGGGCGCTGGACGAGATGCGGCGGTTTCTCAGGCCGCTGGCGCCGGGAGAGCGCGCCGAGGCCGCCTATCGCCGTGCCGCCGAGATTGCCGACGAGGATGTCGGGCTGAACCGCGCCATCGGCGAGAACGGGCTTGCCATCATTAAGGCGATCGCGGCGAAGAAGAAGCCGGGCGAGACGGTCAACATCCTCACCCATTGCAACGCCGGCTGGCTGGCGACGGTCGACTACGGCACCGCCACGGCGCCGATCTATCTCGCGACGGAAGCCGGCATCCCGGTCCATGTCTATGTCGACGAGACCAGGCCGCGCAACCAAGGCGCCCAGCTGACCGCCTGGGAGATGGCCGGCCACGGTGTGCCGCATACGCTGATCGTCGACAATGCCGGCGGCCATCTGATGCAGCATGGCGACATCGACATGGTGATCGTCGGCACCGACCGCACGACCGCCAATGGCGACGTCTGCAACAAGATCGGCACCTATCTCAAGGCTTTGGCCGCCGCCGACAATGACGTGCCCTTCTATGTCGCGCTGCCCTCGCCCACCATCGACTGGACCGTGGCCGACGGGCTTGCGGAAATTCCGATCGAGGAGCGCTCCGGCGACGAAGTTTCGCTGGTCTGGGGCAAGACGGCCGACGGCAAGGTCGCGCAGGTGCGCGTCTCGCCGGATGCGACGCCGGCGGCCAATCCCGCCTTCGACGTGACGCCGGCAAGGCTGGTGACCGGGCTGATCACAGAGCGCGGCGTGGCGAAGGCTTCGCGCGAGGGGCTGAGGGCGATGTTTCCGGAGCTGGGGTGA
- a CDS encoding transposase encodes MTHESLVDDGWAETIALLGGEELIAGSARETKAFLRPRGIRSACDLLRLTLAYCLGKVGMRGVVAWAAASGIADISDVALLGRLRNAGPWLQQLIGHLLKREEKGLAKGRLIRILDATAVAKAGAHEKKNNGLWRMHCAFELEREQFDFLEITDQSEAELIDRVPVVAGEIRIGDRAYLQAERIARVMAQGGDVVVRASWKNARWLDANGKAFDLIGYLESRREEVFETPVRLALKKGEPVKMRLIALRKSEAAAQEARRKINKEAKAKGNKVRPETLIAAGFVILVTSLDRQEFPAGTVLKLYRMRWRIELAFKRLKSLIGLRAPPAKDPRIAKPWILAHFLIALVTEPLSQELGVSPP; translated from the coding sequence ATGACACACGAATCACTTGTTGATGACGGCTGGGCCGAGACGATTGCGCTTCTCGGCGGCGAAGAGTTGATCGCAGGAAGTGCGCGCGAGACGAAGGCGTTCCTGCGACCGCGGGGTATCCGGTCGGCGTGCGATCTGTTGCGCCTGACATTGGCTTACTGCCTTGGCAAGGTGGGCATGCGGGGCGTCGTGGCCTGGGCGGCGGCGAGCGGGATTGCCGACATCTCGGACGTGGCCTTGCTCGGCCGGCTGCGCAATGCAGGGCCGTGGCTGCAGCAGTTGATTGGGCATCTTTTGAAGCGCGAGGAAAAAGGCTTGGCCAAGGGCCGGCTGATCCGCATCCTCGATGCGACGGCGGTTGCCAAGGCCGGTGCGCATGAGAAGAAGAACAATGGCCTTTGGCGCATGCACTGCGCCTTCGAGCTTGAGCGCGAGCAGTTCGATTTCCTCGAGATCACCGACCAAAGCGAGGCCGAGCTGATCGACCGCGTGCCGGTGGTGGCGGGCGAGATCCGCATCGGCGACCGCGCCTATCTGCAGGCCGAGCGGATCGCAAGGGTCATGGCGCAAGGCGGCGACGTTGTCGTGCGCGCGTCGTGGAAGAATGCGCGATGGCTCGACGCCAACGGCAAGGCGTTCGATCTCATCGGCTACCTGGAGAGCCGCCGCGAGGAAGTCTTCGAAACGCCTGTCCGGTTGGCCCTCAAGAAGGGCGAGCCTGTGAAGATGCGCCTGATCGCCTTGCGCAAATCCGAGGCAGCGGCACAAGAAGCGCGGCGCAAAATCAACAAGGAAGCCAAGGCCAAGGGCAACAAGGTTCGACCCGAGACGCTGATTGCGGCCGGCTTCGTCATCCTTGTGACCTCGCTTGACCGGCAGGAGTTTCCCGCCGGCACGGTTCTCAAGCTCTATCGCATGCGCTGGCGCATCGAGCTCGCCTTCAAGCGTCTGAAGAGCCTGATCGGGCTGCGCGCGCCTCCCGCCAAAGACCCAAGGATCGCAAAGCCTTGGATTCTTGCCCACTTCCTCATCGCGCTTGTGACCGAACCCCTCTCGCAGGAGTTGGGTGTCTCTCCCCCTTGA
- a CDS encoding IS481 family transposase — MSQKEEFVRLALAPGANVSALCRRFGIGRTCGHKLIARFRAEGVAGLAERSRRPKSSPRRSPPSLEAAVVSLRKECPAWGGRKIAGVLERDGIGAIAPSTVSGILRRNGVELGALGGGAQPFIRFEHEAPNDLWQMDFKGHVPLRQGRLHPLTVLDDHSRFSLALEACSDETTETVKARLITAFRRYGLPWRIAIDNGPPWGDGGRNNLTVLGVWLIEVGVAISHSRPYHPQTLGKDERFHRSLKAEALQGPPFESLQHAQSAFDSWRHLYNTKRPHDGLAGAVPLDRYRPSGRDFCETVAPFDYAAGDLLRKIQQKGATSLFGRAFKICNAVAGKVVAFRPTEIDGVFDVFFRHQKIQTIDLNQFQR; from the coding sequence ATGAGCCAGAAGGAAGAGTTTGTAAGACTGGCGCTGGCGCCAGGGGCGAATGTGAGCGCGCTGTGCCGTCGCTTCGGGATCGGACGAACCTGCGGGCACAAATTGATCGCGCGATTTCGTGCGGAAGGCGTAGCCGGGCTGGCGGAGCGTTCGCGGCGGCCAAAGTCGAGCCCGCGGCGCAGCCCGCCGTCGCTGGAAGCAGCGGTTGTGTCGCTGCGGAAGGAATGCCCGGCCTGGGGTGGGCGCAAGATCGCTGGCGTGCTCGAGCGCGACGGCATCGGCGCCATTGCTCCTTCGACGGTGAGCGGCATCTTGCGGCGCAACGGCGTCGAGCTGGGTGCGTTGGGCGGCGGCGCTCAGCCCTTCATCCGCTTCGAGCACGAAGCCCCCAACGATCTGTGGCAGATGGACTTCAAGGGCCATGTGCCACTGCGCCAGGGACGGCTGCATCCGCTCACCGTGCTCGACGACCATTCGCGCTTCTCGCTGGCCCTGGAGGCCTGCTCCGACGAGACGACCGAGACCGTCAAGGCGCGGCTGATCACGGCGTTCCGGCGCTATGGCCTGCCGTGGCGCATCGCCATCGACAACGGCCCGCCCTGGGGCGACGGCGGCCGCAACAACCTCACCGTGCTCGGCGTCTGGCTGATCGAGGTGGGCGTGGCCATCAGTCATTCCCGGCCCTACCATCCCCAGACGCTGGGCAAGGACGAGCGCTTCCACCGCTCCCTCAAGGCCGAGGCGCTGCAGGGGCCGCCCTTCGAGAGCCTCCAGCACGCCCAGAGCGCCTTCGACAGCTGGCGCCATCTCTACAACACCAAGCGCCCGCACGATGGCCTTGCCGGCGCTGTGCCGCTCGACCGCTACCGGCCCTCCGGCCGCGACTTCTGCGAGACCGTGGCGCCCTTCGACTACGCCGCCGGCGACCTCCTGCGCAAAATCCAGCAGAAGGGAGCGACCTCGCTGTTCGGGCGTGCCTTCAAGATCTGCAACGCCGTCGCCGGCAAGGTCGTCGCCTTCAGGCCGACCGAAATCGACGGCGTCTTCGATGTCTTCTTCCGACACCAGAAGATCCAAACCATCGACCTCAACCAGTTCCAGCGCTAG
- a CDS encoding 6,7-dimethyl-8-ribityllumazine synthase, with protein MNQHSPKDRAYRRVAVIRARWHADIVDQCATAFEAELAALGGFAVDVFDVPGAYEIPLHAKTLAETGRYVAILGTAFVVNGGIYRHDFVASAVIDGMMNVQLATGVPVLSAVLTPHNYHESAEHHRFFHEHFRVKGKEAAKACVEILAARARIAA; from the coding sequence ATGAATCAGCATTCCCCCAAAGACCGTGCATACCGTCGCGTCGCCGTCATCCGTGCGCGCTGGCACGCCGATATCGTCGACCAGTGCGCGACGGCTTTCGAGGCGGAGCTTGCCGCCCTCGGCGGCTTTGCCGTCGATGTCTTCGACGTGCCGGGCGCCTACGAGATCCCGTTGCACGCCAAGACGCTCGCCGAGACCGGCCGCTACGTCGCGATCCTCGGCACCGCCTTCGTCGTCAACGGCGGCATCTATCGGCACGATTTCGTCGCAAGCGCCGTCATCGACGGCATGATGAACGTGCAACTCGCGACCGGCGTGCCGGTGCTGTCGGCCGTGCTGACGCCGCACAACTACCATGAGAGCGCCGAGCACCACCGTTTCTTCCACGAGCATTTTCGGGTGAAGGGCAAGGAAGCGGCGAAAGCCTGCGTCGAAATCCTTGCCGCGCGCGCACGCATCGCCGCCTGA
- the fba gene encoding class II fructose-bisphosphate aldolase (catalyzes the reversible aldol condensation of dihydroxyacetonephosphate and glyceraldehyde 3-phosphate in the Calvin cycle, glycolysis, and/or gluconeogenesis) — MARITLRQLLDHAAEHGYGVPAFNMNNMEQGLAIMEAAEETKSPVILQASRGARAYANDVVLAKLIDALVEIHPDIPVCMHLDHGNNEATCVTAIQYGFTSVMMDGSLKEDGKSPADYAYNSGITRRVVDMAHWGGVSVEGEIGVLGSLESGGGEQEDGHGVEGAISHDQLLTDPVQAEQFVRDTHVDALAVAMGTSHGAYKFSRKPDGAVLAMNVIEEIHRRLPNMHLVMHGSSSVPEELQEIINKYGGQMKPTWGVPVEEIQRGIKHGVRKINIDTDNRMALTGAIRKVLTENPSEFDPRKYLTPAMAAMKKLCKERFEQFGTAGNAPKIKPIPLSDMAKRYKSGSLDPKFG, encoded by the coding sequence TTGGCTCGCATCACACTGAGACAATTGCTCGACCATGCCGCCGAACACGGCTATGGCGTGCCTGCCTTCAACATGAACAATATGGAACAGGGGCTCGCCATCATGGAGGCGGCCGAGGAGACCAAGTCGCCGGTCATCCTGCAGGCCAGCCGCGGCGCCCGCGCCTACGCCAATGACGTTGTGCTGGCCAAGCTGATCGACGCGCTGGTCGAAATCCATCCCGACATCCCGGTCTGCATGCATCTCGACCACGGCAACAACGAAGCGACCTGCGTCACCGCGATCCAGTACGGCTTCACCTCGGTGATGATGGACGGCTCGCTGAAGGAGGACGGCAAGTCGCCGGCCGACTACGCCTATAATTCCGGCATAACCCGGCGCGTCGTCGACATGGCGCATTGGGGCGGCGTCTCGGTGGAAGGCGAGATCGGCGTGCTCGGCTCGCTGGAAAGCGGCGGCGGCGAGCAGGAAGACGGCCATGGCGTCGAAGGCGCGATCAGCCACGACCAGTTGCTGACCGACCCCGTGCAGGCCGAGCAGTTCGTGCGCGACACGCATGTCGACGCGCTGGCGGTCGCCATGGGCACCAGCCACGGCGCCTACAAGTTCTCGCGCAAGCCGGACGGCGCGGTGCTGGCGATGAACGTGATCGAGGAAATCCACCGCCGCCTGCCCAACATGCATCTCGTCATGCACGGCTCGTCCTCGGTGCCAGAGGAGCTGCAGGAGATCATCAACAAATATGGTGGCCAGATGAAGCCGACCTGGGGCGTGCCGGTGGAAGAGATCCAGCGCGGCATCAAGCACGGCGTGCGCAAGATCAACATCGACACCGACAACCGCATGGCGCTGACCGGCGCGATCCGCAAGGTGCTGACCGAGAATCCGTCGGAGTTCGATCCGCGCAAATATCTGACGCCCGCCATGGCGGCGATGAAGAAGCTCTGCAAGGAACGCTTCGAGCAGTTCGGCACCGCCGGCAACGCGCCGAAGATCAAGCCGATCCCCTTGTCGGACATGGCCAAGCGCTACAAGTCGGGCAGCCTCGACCCGAAGTTCGGCTGA
- a CDS encoding trehalase family glycosidase, protein MTARTAQDIIARAVEVLKENDHGDYTIPTKGLYPFQWNWDSCLTALGLAHYDEARAWTEIETLFAHQWPDGMVPHIVFHVWNDGYFPGPEVWRTGRPTATSGITQPAVAGFAVRRLFDRARDNKLAVERARRLLPKIDAWHRWFYENRDPKGEGLVAIIHPWESGRDNSIDWDDAFERVPTEGVEPYTRRDILHADPAHRPTKAQYDRYLWLVQHFRGLGWDNARLHDASPFQIVDPGFNAILIRAAADIADLAEALGELEIAKANRARAEKGLAAMARLWSDAHGQYLCLDRVTGKLVDSASVSGILPAFAAIPEARAAALAATVERLAGRARFIVPSHDPADPRFDARRYWRGPVWLVVNYMIADGLLAAGHGEVARRITRSSLDLITESGFAEYYDPKSGAPLGGGRFTWTAAMVIEFLRGA, encoded by the coding sequence ATGACAGCCCGCACTGCCCAAGACATCATCGCCCGCGCCGTCGAGGTGCTGAAGGAAAACGACCACGGCGACTACACCATCCCGACGAAGGGGCTCTATCCGTTCCAGTGGAACTGGGATTCCTGCCTCACGGCGCTTGGCCTCGCCCACTATGACGAGGCGCGTGCCTGGACCGAGATCGAAACGCTGTTCGCACACCAATGGCCCGACGGCATGGTTCCCCACATCGTCTTCCATGTCTGGAACGATGGCTACTTTCCCGGGCCCGAGGTCTGGCGAACCGGTCGCCCGACCGCCACCTCCGGCATCACCCAGCCGGCCGTCGCCGGCTTTGCCGTGCGCCGGCTGTTCGACCGGGCGCGCGACAATAAGCTTGCCGTGGAGCGGGCTCGCAGGCTGCTGCCCAAGATCGATGCCTGGCACCGGTGGTTCTATGAGAACCGGGATCCCAAGGGCGAAGGACTGGTTGCGATCATCCACCCCTGGGAGTCTGGCCGCGACAACTCGATCGATTGGGACGACGCCTTCGAGCGCGTGCCGACCGAAGGCGTCGAACCCTACACCCGCCGGGACATCCTGCATGCCGATCCGGCGCATCGGCCGACCAAGGCGCAGTACGACCGCTATCTCTGGCTGGTGCAGCATTTTCGCGGGCTGGGCTGGGACAATGCCCGGCTGCACGATGCCTCGCCGTTCCAGATTGTCGATCCCGGCTTCAACGCCATCCTGATCCGCGCCGCGGCCGATATTGCCGATCTCGCCGAAGCGCTGGGCGAACTGGAGATCGCCAAAGCCAATCGCGCCCGCGCTGAAAAGGGGCTGGCGGCCATGGCGCGCTTGTGGAGCGATGCGCATGGCCAGTATCTCTGCCTCGACCGCGTCACGGGAAAGCTCGTCGACAGCGCCTCCGTCAGCGGCATCCTGCCGGCCTTCGCAGCCATCCCCGAGGCCCGCGCCGCCGCGCTTGCGGCAACCGTCGAGCGCCTGGCCGGCAGGGCGCGCTTTATCGTACCGTCGCACGATCCCGCCGACCCGCGCTTCGACGCCAGGCGCTACTGGCGCGGTCCGGTCTGGCTGGTGGTCAACTACATGATCGCCGACGGACTTCTCGCTGCCGGCCACGGTGAGGTCGCCCGCCGCATCACCCGCTCCAGCCTCGACTTGATCACGGAAAGCGGCTTTGCCGAATACTATGACCCGAAGAGCGGCGCGCCGCTTGGCGGCGGCCGCTTCACCTGGACTGCGGCGATGGTGATCGAGTTTTTGCGCGGCGCGTAA
- a CDS encoding ABC transporter ATP-binding protein has protein sequence MAEIAIKGVAKRFGGFTALHQVDLAIADQEFMVLLGASGCGKTTLLRIVAGLETPSQGEVWIGGRRVDHLPPRDRGIAMVFQNYAVFPHLTVFENIAFGLRMKKLPQVDVERRVNRTAELMHIEQLLKRYSGQLSGGQRQRVAVARALAMEPDVILMDEPLSNLDALLRLEMRAELKGVLAASKTTTIYVTHDQVEAMSLADRIAVMHQGRIVQAASPVEVYRNPAARFVGSFIGNPPMNFLPATKAANGGWSVAGLTLPGPKSDRQKIEFAIRPEDVDAGEAGLPATVRVIEPLGPHTLITCDVEGGLFRAVLDSNAAVAVGDRLRLAPKPDRIRWFDPETTNAL, from the coding sequence ATGGCTGAAATCGCCATAAAGGGAGTCGCCAAGCGCTTCGGCGGCTTCACCGCGCTGCATCAGGTCGACCTCGCCATCGCCGACCAGGAATTCATGGTGCTGCTCGGCGCCTCCGGCTGCGGCAAGACCACGCTGCTGAGGATCGTCGCCGGGCTGGAGACGCCGAGCCAAGGCGAGGTCTGGATCGGCGGCCGCCGCGTCGATCATCTGCCGCCGCGCGACCGCGGCATCGCCATGGTGTTCCAGAACTATGCCGTCTTTCCGCATCTGACCGTGTTCGAGAACATCGCCTTCGGTCTGCGCATGAAGAAGCTGCCGCAGGTCGACGTCGAGCGCCGCGTCAACCGCACCGCAGAGTTGATGCATATCGAGCAGCTCTTGAAGCGCTACTCGGGCCAGCTTTCGGGCGGCCAGCGCCAGCGCGTCGCGGTTGCCCGCGCGCTCGCCATGGAGCCCGACGTCATCCTGATGGACGAGCCGCTGTCCAATCTCGATGCGCTGCTGCGCCTGGAAATGCGCGCCGAGCTCAAAGGCGTGCTGGCGGCCTCGAAAACCACGACCATCTACGTCACCCACGATCAGGTCGAAGCGATGAGCCTCGCCGACCGCATCGCCGTCATGCATCAGGGCCGGATCGTCCAGGCCGCCTCGCCGGTAGAAGTCTATCGCAATCCGGCCGCTCGCTTCGTCGGCTCCTTCATCGGCAACCCGCCGATGAATTTCCTGCCCGCCACCAAGGCCGCGAATGGCGGCTGGAGCGTCGCCGGGCTGACGCTGCCCGGTCCGAAGTCGGACAGGCAGAAGATCGAATTCGCCATCCGCCCCGAGGACGTCGATGCCGGCGAGGCGGGTCTGCCCGCCACCGTGCGCGTCATCGAGCCCCTCGGCCCGCACACGCTGATCACTTGCGACGTCGAAGGCGGCCTGTTCCGCGCCGTGCTCGACTCCAACGCCGCCGTTGCCGTTGGCGACCGCCTGCGGCTCGCCCCCAAGCCTGACCGCATCCGCTGGTTCGACCCTGAAACCACCAATGCCCTCTGA
- a CDS encoding carbohydrate ABC transporter permease, whose translation MSAVAEAPVTAATADARKAGDWLLVATAILLSVWVLLPIYLLIVNALSSPDEVTSFPKRFFPSFDFGSLSFFINFAGVARALWNSVLVATLTMILSIGFGAPAGYALSRFDFPGKGAFRFLVLMTRAFPLPLLALPLAVMFIRTGLDDTAIGLALVHTTLALPFAVLITFSLFSGIPVELEEVAWTLGCTRWQAFRKVILPLALPGIAASAVFAFTISWNEVFAAAVLTIENRTLTAFLLQSLGESPLYLKFAGGAALVVPALIFIFAVRKYLFAMWGIANR comes from the coding sequence ATGAGCGCCGTCGCCGAAGCGCCTGTCACGGCTGCAACCGCCGATGCGCGCAAGGCCGGCGACTGGCTGCTGGTCGCCACAGCCATCCTGCTCAGCGTCTGGGTGCTGCTGCCGATCTATCTGTTGATCGTCAACGCGCTATCTTCGCCGGACGAGGTGACCTCGTTCCCGAAACGCTTCTTCCCGTCCTTCGATTTCGGCAGCCTCTCCTTCTTCATCAACTTCGCCGGCGTCGCCAGGGCGCTGTGGAACTCGGTGCTCGTCGCCACGCTGACGATGATCCTTTCCATCGGCTTCGGCGCGCCGGCCGGCTACGCGCTGTCGCGCTTCGATTTCCCGGGCAAGGGCGCGTTCCGCTTCCTGGTGCTGATGACCCGCGCCTTCCCGCTGCCGCTGCTGGCACTGCCGCTGGCGGTGATGTTCATTCGCACCGGGCTCGACGACACCGCGATCGGACTGGCGCTGGTGCACACCACGCTGGCGCTGCCTTTCGCGGTGCTCATCACCTTCTCGCTGTTTTCCGGCATTCCGGTCGAACTGGAGGAGGTTGCCTGGACACTCGGCTGCACGCGATGGCAGGCCTTTCGCAAGGTGATCCTGCCACTGGCGCTGCCAGGCATAGCCGCGTCCGCCGTGTTCGCCTTCACCATCTCCTGGAACGAGGTTTTCGCCGCCGCCGTGCTCACCATCGAGAACCGCACGCTGACCGCCTTCCTGCTGCAGAGCCTCGGCGAGTCGCCGCTCTATCTCAAATTCGCCGGTGGCGCGGCGCTGGTCGTGCCGGCGCTGATCTTCATCTTCGCCGTCCGGAAATATCTGTTCGCCATGTGGGGGATCGCCAACCGATGA
- a CDS encoding sugar ABC transporter permease gives MNGKALPYLLLMPATLFLCVFFLYPFVLVAFEAVTRDGAFTFDNFRTMAGSWKFPATVRNTLLLAAIVVPIQLAMALLMASIVSRLETGRSAALYIFAIPLGISDLAAGLIWLAIFDQSGFLNTLLSGLGIVDRPIMFLGYQSKLTIFIAVALAEIWRASAIMMVILVAGMGLIPKEYYEAAEVFGAGPWKRFVRITLPLLRPSLQTAIILRVILAFEVFAVVAALGGTNLPVLMGETYNWQFTLQDRNVAAASALLILAISIGFTLFFLRVLRVPKEARI, from the coding sequence ATGAACGGCAAGGCTCTGCCCTATCTGCTGCTGATGCCGGCGACGCTGTTCCTGTGCGTCTTCTTCCTCTACCCCTTCGTGCTGGTCGCCTTCGAGGCGGTGACCCGCGACGGCGCCTTCACGTTCGACAATTTTCGCACCATGGCCGGCAGCTGGAAGTTTCCGGCCACCGTCCGCAACACGCTGCTGCTTGCGGCAATCGTCGTGCCGATCCAGCTCGCCATGGCGCTGCTGATGGCGAGCATCGTGTCGCGGCTGGAGACCGGGCGCAGCGCCGCGCTTTACATCTTCGCCATACCGCTCGGCATTTCCGACCTTGCCGCCGGCCTGATCTGGCTCGCCATCTTCGACCAGTCCGGCTTCCTCAACACGCTGCTTTCCGGCCTCGGCATCGTCGACCGGCCGATCATGTTCCTCGGCTACCAGAGCAAGCTCACCATCTTCATCGCCGTGGCGCTGGCCGAGATCTGGCGCGCCAGCGCGATCATGATGGTCATCCTCGTCGCCGGCATGGGGCTGATCCCCAAGGAATATTACGAGGCGGCGGAAGTCTTCGGCGCCGGCCCATGGAAGCGCTTCGTGCGCATCACGCTTCCGCTGCTGCGCCCCAGCCTGCAGACGGCGATCATCCTGCGCGTCATCCTCGCCTTCGAGGTCTTTGCCGTCGTTGCAGCACTTGGCGGCACCAATCTGCCGGTGCTGATGGGCGAGACCTACAACTGGCAATTCACGCTGCAGGACCGCAATGTCGCCGCCGCCTCGGCGCTGCTCATCCTCGCCATCTCGATCGGCTTCACGCTGTTCTTCCTGAGAGTGCTGCGCGTCCCCAAGGAGGCACGGATATGA
- a CDS encoding ABC transporter substrate-binding protein, whose translation MKTMLRKLAGAALALSFAVGGAQAQQVLFWSTQARPVEETQKMRDEVLKGFDGPVDYQVAEDGPWLTRLQAELQAGSGTIGLLGGLHGDFSTVGADLVDLSAVDVGGVKVNEAYKKLGMLGTGEQKYMPWMQATYLMAANKQALQYLPPGVDLNTITYDQLIEWSKTIAEKTGSPKFGFPAGPKGLRHRFFEGFLYPSYTGSMVTKFRSPEAETAWNKFKELWQYTNPNSTNYAFMQEPLLSGEVWIAFDHVARLADAFNQKPGDFVAFPAPAGPAGRGFMPVVAGVAIPKTSPDIDKAKALVAYMLKPETQIATLKATNFFPVVDVKLPDDMPASVKAFGPAIAAMTGAPDALPALLPMGLGDLGGKFNQVYTDSFERIVLGGEDVHGVLEEQAAALKAIIDQAKAPCWAPDKPSEGACPVD comes from the coding sequence ATGAAGACCATGTTGAGGAAACTGGCGGGTGCTGCGCTGGCACTGTCCTTTGCCGTTGGCGGCGCCCAGGCGCAGCAGGTACTGTTCTGGTCGACCCAGGCGCGCCCGGTCGAGGAAACGCAGAAGATGCGTGACGAGGTGCTGAAAGGCTTCGACGGTCCGGTCGACTATCAGGTCGCCGAGGACGGCCCCTGGCTCACCCGCCTGCAGGCCGAATTGCAGGCCGGCTCCGGCACCATCGGCCTGCTCGGCGGCCTGCATGGCGACTTCTCCACCGTCGGCGCCGACCTGGTCGACCTGTCCGCCGTCGATGTCGGAGGGGTCAAGGTCAACGAGGCCTACAAGAAGCTCGGCATGCTCGGCACCGGCGAGCAGAAATACATGCCCTGGATGCAGGCCACCTACCTGATGGCGGCGAACAAGCAGGCGCTGCAATATCTGCCGCCGGGCGTCGATCTCAACACCATCACCTACGACCAGCTGATCGAATGGTCGAAGACCATCGCCGAAAAGACCGGCTCGCCGAAATTCGGCTTTCCGGCCGGGCCCAAGGGGCTGAGGCACCGCTTCTTCGAGGGTTTTCTCTATCCCTCCTATACCGGCTCGATGGTGACCAAGTTCCGCTCGCCCGAAGCCGAAACCGCCTGGAACAAGTTCAAGGAGCTGTGGCAGTACACCAACCCGAACTCGACCAACTACGCCTTCATGCAGGAGCCGCTGCTGAGCGGCGAGGTGTGGATTGCGTTCGACCACGTCGCCCGCCTCGCCGACGCCTTCAATCAGAAGCCCGGCGACTTCGTCGCCTTCCCGGCGCCGGCCGGTCCCGCCGGCCGCGGCTTCATGCCGGTGGTGGCCGGCGTCGCCATCCCGAAGACCTCGCCGGACATCGACAAGGCCAAGGCGCTGGTCGCCTACATGCTGAAACCGGAGACGCAGATCGCGACGCTGAAGGCGACCAATTTCTTCCCTGTCGTCGACGTCAAGCTGCCTGACGACATGCCGGCCTCGGTGAAGGCGTTCGGTCCGGCCATCGCCGCCATGACCGGCGCCCCCGATGCGCTGCCGGCGCTGCTGCCGATGGGTCTCGGCGATCTCGGCGGCAAGTTCAACCAGGTCTACACCGACAGCTTCGAGCGCATCGTGCTCGGCGGCGAGGACGTGCATGGCGTGCTCGAAGAGCAGGCGGCCGCGCTCAAGGCGATCATCGACCAGGCCAAGGCGCCGTGCTGGGCACCGGACAAACCGTCCGAGGGTGCTTGCCCGGTCGACTAG